In Candidatus Sodalis pierantonius str. SOPE, one DNA window encodes the following:
- the istB gene encoding IS21-like element ISSoEn3 family helper ATPase IstB: MDTLLMALRELKLSAMVQALETQRELPGSYGELGFEERLSLMVESENLHRKNNNICRIRRQSQMRLQAKPEDIRYIPSRGVTPEQMRDLLGGQYLKYQKSILITGPTGTGKTWLSCALSEQACRQQYSVRYWRVGRLLAHLHQCQVDGTYLKQLKQLEKIELLILDDVGLESISPMQATMLLEVMEDRYDKSSSILISQLPVKKWYGLIENPTTADALLDRSVHPSYRLELKGESLRKEQGVASTGKID; the protein is encoded by the coding sequence ATGGATACACTGTTAATGGCTCTGCGAGAGCTGAAGTTGTCGGCAATGGTCCAGGCGTTGGAGACGCAACGCGAACTCCCGGGGAGTTATGGGGAGCTGGGGTTCGAGGAGCGGTTGTCGCTGATGGTAGAATCGGAAAATTTACATAGAAAAAACAATAACATATGCCGTATTCGACGGCAATCGCAAATGCGCTTGCAGGCAAAACCGGAAGATATCCGCTATATCCCTAGCCGAGGAGTGACACCGGAACAGATGCGAGATCTGCTAGGGGGACAATATCTGAAATATCAGAAAAGCATACTCATCACGGGGCCGACAGGTACGGGCAAAACCTGGCTCAGTTGTGCGCTTAGTGAGCAGGCATGCCGGCAGCAATATAGCGTGCGTTACTGGCGAGTGGGTCGGTTGCTGGCCCATCTTCACCAGTGTCAGGTAGACGGGACCTATCTAAAACAGCTTAAGCAGTTAGAAAAAATAGAGTTACTGATCTTGGACGATGTGGGCCTAGAATCAATAAGTCCGATGCAGGCAACGATGCTGTTGGAGGTGATGGAAGATCGCTACGACAAAAGCAGCAGCATCCTGATCAGTCAACTGCCGGTGAAAAAATGGTATGGACTGATAGAAAACCCCACGACAGCTGACGCGTTACTCGATCGGTCAGTACACCCCAGCTATAGACTGGAACTTAAAGGCGAATCACTACGCAAAGAGCAAGGAGTAGCCAGCACAGGAAAAATAGACTAA